A stretch of Glandiceps talaboti chromosome 18, keGlaTala1.1, whole genome shotgun sequence DNA encodes these proteins:
- the LOC144449758 gene encoding carbohydrate sulfotransferase 1-like — MRALIGVLIILIFTTFLLVVDLRLFNFHDLNSREYLVRGPEHSEQSQNKCLCFNQSYYEINHTTQATELKVDSRNVHHTSVNIMIMAGARTGSSFVGDFFRSNPTVFYLFEPLFAFRYIRPSPRMSVIGVNALAKMYDCDFSGYPKQWGEYFKRLTPNRFSPTMEMCAPLLLAHQTVRKCCQGAQHRVAKVIRLPDVRDIITLMESPTLNLKVINVVRDPRARMASFINMYYSKWTENKRESDKVRDVGDLNEYLLDEMKHYCEEMLRNYILFKANSSRAWKENFLIIRFEDVAQNPRTYANIMYSHVGIDVDNEVYKWIDNNTQVNNKQHGGFGTTRKSSAVVNDWRNRMTFKLVERIQDCTICREYMTNLHYIIAQNVTMLKDKTIPLLKSLN; from the coding sequence ATGAGAGCATTGATTGGAGTATTGATAATTCTTATTTTCACAACATTTCTTCTTGTAGTGGATTTGAGACTATTTAACTTCCATGACTTAAATTCTAGGGAATACCTAGTACGAGGACCAGAACACTCAGAACAATCTCAAAACAAATGTCTGTGTTTTAATCAGTCATACTATGAGATTAATCATACGACTCAGGCAACAGAACTGAAAGTCGACTCACGAAATGTTCATCACACAAGTGTAAACATCATGATCATGGCTGGCGCGCGCACAGGTTCCTCTTTCGTCGGAGATTTCTTCCGCTCAAATCCGACAGTTTTCTACCTGTTCGAGCCGTTATTTGCATTCAGATACATCCGCCCTTCACCTCGGATGTCCGTTATTGGAGTAAATGCGCTAGCCAAGATGTACGATTGTGACTTTAGTGGATATCCTAAGCAGTGGGGTGAATATTTCAAGCGGTTAACACCAAATCGTTTTTCACCAACAATGGAAATGTGTGCACCATTACTACTAGCCCATCAAACTGTCAGAAAGTGTTGCCAGGGAGCACAGCACAGGGTTGCTAAAGTTATACGTTTGCCAGATGTCCGCGATATAATAACCTTAATGGAGAGTCCTacattaaatttaaaagttATCAATGTCGTTCGCGACCCGAGAGCCAGGATGGCATCttttataaatatgtattattcAAAATGGACGGAAAATAAACGGGAGTCTGACAAGGTACGGGACGTTGGTGACTTAAATGAGTACCTACTAGATGAAATGAAACATTACTGTGAAGAGATGTTACGGaattacattttattcaaaGCGAACAGTTCACGGGCATGGAAAGAAAACTTTCTGATCATACGTTTCGAAGATGTTGCACAAAATCCACGCACGTATGCCAATATCATGTACTCTCATGTTGGAATCGATGTAGACAACGAAGTGTATAAGTGGATCGATAATAACACACAGGTCAATAATAAGCAACACGGTGGCTTCGGAACAACGAGGAAATCGTCAGCTGTTGTTAATGATTGGCGCAATCGCATGACCTTTAAACTCGTGGAGAGAATACAGGACTGTACCATATGTAGAGAATATATGAccaatttacattacattatagcGCAGAATGTTACTATGCTCAAAGACAAAACGATACCTTTGTTGAAATCTttaaattaa